The Pirellulales bacterium genomic sequence TGGAGTGGCAGTGTGCCGGAATGCGTCGCCGCGGCGGCGATCATCGGCTGGGCATTCGACCAGGCCATACAGTCTGGGCAGCGGGGCACCGCTCTGGTTGGCATGCTGACCATCCTGGGTCTGGCCTGCACAATTCTCGTGAGAGTCGCTGGTCCAGGCTATGAGCCATGGTTGCCGGTGGTCTGTGGCGCGATGGCACTGCTGGGCGTGCCGGCTGCCGAAGCCTTGCGGGCATATCGTGGTCGTCATCCGTACGACGAGGACCAACGTTGCACATCGGCCGCGCAAACGATCGAACAGCCGTTGGTGGGACTCATGCTGGGCGTGTTCATCGGTCTGGCCTTGTGGTCGATCGTGGCCTGCACAACTCCGTCGATCGTCGCGGCGGTTTTAGCCGCAGCAGGGCTGGCCTGGTTTTCGGCCCGCTCGCGGTTCCCGGCATTGCGTCTGGCGACCGTCGCTTTGATCAGTTGGCAAGTCGTGGCATCGCCGGTTGATTTTCTGACGAAGAACCACGATTACGTGTGGGATTTAAGGTGGGTCGACGCCCAGGCAGCCGCTTTCCCGGTAGGCCTGCTGGCGGCAATCGGTTTTGCGGCTTGGGCGTTGGTGCGTCGCACGAAGAACAACGACGTGGCCGCCATCGTCGATTTGCAACGGATGGGTTTGGGAGCGGTTGCGATCCTAACCGGCCTGTCCGCGCTGGCCGTCAACGATCCAACGGCCTGGCAAATTGCGATGGCCCTCTTGGCCCCGGTCGTGGTGGCCGTTGCCTACCTGTACGGCGCGTGGCGCGATCAGATCGAAGCCCGCGTCTGGAGTGCCATGTCGCTGGCGGGCGTCGTGTTGGCTTATATGTTTCATTGGCACTTGCTACGCGTCGACGGGCAGATCGCGATGTTTGCCTTGTTGGGAACCGGCTTCGCGGCGTGGAGCGTTGGTAAAGCGCTCGCCGGACGCGGCCGGTGGGGAATTTTTGCCAGGCCGCTTGTGGATGCTGGCTACCGGTTGCCGGCGTTGAACCTGGCCGTGGCACTTTTCAAACAGGCCACGCTGGCAGAGCCGGGCTGGCTCGGTCCCGGAACCCTGGCGCTGTTTCTGACGGCCGGCTTCTATTTCTGGCGCGGCGTGGAAGAGCGTCGTCCGCCGGCTGTCCTGTTCGCGGCGCTGGTCGCGAACACGAGCCTGTTTCTGGTGTGGCACGAATTGCGAGTCACCAATCCGCAGTGCTACATGATTCCGTTGGGTGCCACGATCTTGCTTCTGACAGAAACATTGCGGCGCGAAGTTCCGGAAAGTGTGCGGGATCCGCTGCGCTATCTCGGTGCCATCGTGGTGTTGGTCTCGCCGACGTTCGAAATATTCGACGGCTCATGGCTGCCGTTTCTGACATTGATGGTGGTCTCGGTCCTGGTGTTGCTGATGGCCATCGGACTGCGTGTGCGGGCTTTGATGTACGCCGGAGCCGGCTTCCTGGCCGCGGACCTGGCCGGCATGGTCGTCCGCGGCTGCGTCGATCATCCACACCTGCTGTGGGTGGCGGGGCTGGGCATCGGCACCACCGTTGTGGTGCTGGGCGCCGTGTGCGAGCTGAAGCGCGAGGCGCTGTTGGCCCGCGTGCGATCACTGTCCGCGGCGCTGGAAACCTGGAACTAGGACTTGATGTTTGGGCTTTTACCTCATTTCAACAGGAGAACGACGATGAATTGGATGGAAAGTTTCAGTTTCGTGATTCGCTCCAGCGTGACCACGCTTCGCGAGAAGGTGGAAAATCCGGAGCGAATGCTGCATCAATTGCTGGTCGACATGGAAGAGGAGCAGTGCCGTGTACGGTCGAGCGTGGCCGAGGCTATTGCCGACGAGATTCAGCTTGGCAAGCAGGTCGACAAGGCGCGGCAGGACAGCGAGACCTGGCTCGAGCGCGCCTCGACGGCCATGCAACACGGTGACGAGCGGGCGGCCCAAGCGGCACTCGAGCAAAAGCTGGCTGCCGACGGCCGCGCCGCGTCGCTCGAGCAGGAACACGCCAAGCAAAAGGAGCAGACGGCGAAACTGGGTCGCTCGGTGCGCGAACTGGAATCCAAGATTCGGCAGGCGCGGCAAAAGCGCACGTTGCTCTTGGCGCGCTTGACCCGGGCCGATTCGCAGCGACGGATCGACGGTGCCATCTCGCAATGCGGCACGGACTCCGCCTTTGCCTCGTTCGATCGACTCGAACAGCGTGTGGAACGGGCCGAAGCACTGGCCACGGCCAACGATCGGCTGGCCGACCGCGACCCCGACGCGGAGGAATTAGCGCGACAGTTTGAAGAACAACAACGTCAGGAGCAATTAAAGGTCGAACTTGAGGAGCTGAAACGCCGTGTATCCCAGTAACCAGACAGGCATGATCGCATGGTGCCAGCAACTCGCTCGGCTCATGCGATCATGGTGGAAGGTGGATCGCATTCGCGTCTCGCCGCGGGAAGGTCGTTTAAGGCGGCTGGCGTGCGGCACCTTGGTCAGGATCTGTGACCAGTGGTTCGAAATCGAGAGCCGCACGGTGACCGCGGGACCCGGAACGGTGCTGGTCACTTACGATTGCGCGGCGGCGAACCGCAGGGCCCGCTTGCACGTGAAAACGGCCAATACCGGCGATGCGGACACCGTGCGCTGGCAGGATGCTTCGGTCCATCACGAGATAGACGCTGCCACGATCGAGATATTCGAACGACAACCTGGGATGCTCGACGCGCGGGTTCCGTACCCGTCGCCGTGGCAAGATGACTGAGCGCACGACGCGTCGTGAGATGGCGCGTCTTTCGAT encodes the following:
- a CDS encoding PspA/IM30 family protein, which gives rise to MNWMESFSFVIRSSVTTLREKVENPERMLHQLLVDMEEEQCRVRSSVAEAIADEIQLGKQVDKARQDSETWLERASTAMQHGDERAAQAALEQKLAADGRAASLEQEHAKQKEQTAKLGRSVRELESKIRQARQKRTLLLARLTRADSQRRIDGAISQCGTDSAFASFDRLEQRVERAEALATANDRLADRDPDAEELARQFEEQQRQEQLKVELEELKRRVSQ